The DNA window AAGGTCCTCATCGTGCCTCCGTGACGCGCTCGGCGGCGGCATCCGCATGCTGGTCGATCTTCAGGCGGAGCCCGGGAACCATGGTGTCGACGTAGCCGGTGACGCGGATCCGCACCGTCGCCCCCTTGCTGCCGCTCACGGAGGTTCCCGAGATGCTGCCGCCCGCCCTTGACAGGAAGTCGCGTGCCTCCGCAGTGCCGGTGCCGATCGATGCGCCACGGACCCGCGAGGACTCGACACCCAGCTGCGCCGCGGACATCGCCACGTTCCGGGCATGCCACCACAGTCCGACGTGGACGACGAGCAGGATGATCAGCAGCACGACGGGGAACACGATGAGCATTTCAAGGCTCATCCCACCGCGGTCCCGCGCACCGCGGTCGGCGAGCGCGCGGGACCAGCGTCGGACAGCCCTGCGGGGCCAGGTCACTTGATCTCTTTCGCCTTCTCGTTGACCTTGGTCAGGATGACGCCGGCGGCTATGGCCGCGACGACGACGAGTCCAGCGACGATCATCATCGTCTCGATGGAGATCGCCCCGCGGTCGTCGCGGACCTGCCGCAGCCGCTCCAGGCGTGCCCCGAAGTAGACCTTGAAGAAGTCGAGGGTCGAGTCTTTCTGCATGGCGAAGTTCCTTGTCTTTTCCGGGAGTTAGCTGGCCATGATCCGCGAGAGCGCGGGATAGCCGATGTAGACGGTCATGATCAGGACGAGCATCGCCACAGGCATGACCATCTTTTCGCTGGCCGTGTTGGCCTGCGCTTTTGCCGCGGTGACGAGCGCTCCTGACAGGGAGCGCGCCTGCGCGCCGAGGGTGTCCCCGACGGCCGCGCCCTCCTCACCGGCGATGGCGATGATGTCGGCGGGGGCACCGAGCTCTGGGACGTCGAGTTCGACGGAGAGCCGCTTGAGGCCCTCCCAGGGGCTGATGCCTTCAAGCTCGGCGCGGGTGATGGTGTCGCGGATCCTCGCGAACACCCAGCCGTCGCCCACCTCCGCCGCCTTCTTCAGCGCCTGCGTGGGCGCCGCGTCCGCCGCACGCTCCAGCTGGACCAACCTCAGGTACGCCTTGATGGCATGACGGAAGTCCTCGCGCGCCTCGGTGGCCTGCTGCTTGAGCTGCAGGTCCGGGAGCAGCCAGAACACCACCGCCAGGGCGAGGCCGGCGATCGCGGGAATCGCGAAGGGGATCGGGAAGCCGGCGATGCTGGCCAGACTCACGCCCAGGACGGGCAGGAGCAGTCCGTAGAGGGCGAGCCCGATTTTGCGGCCCAGGTGGGCAGCGGGGGAACGGCCGACGAGTTCCAGCTGCTGGCGGGGCATACGGAGGGTGCCCTCGCCGGCGGACCGCAGCAGGGCGTCGCCTGCCTTCTCCATCAGCGAATCCGGATTGCCTGCGCGGCGGTTGCGTTCGAGGTTCTCCAGGCGGCTGGCGTCCATACGGGCCAGCACGTCTTTGAGGTCGGGCCGGCCGGGCATGATCCCGCGGGCGGCGATCACCAGGCCGAGGCCGACGATGGCGCCGCCGACCACGGCGTACGGGGAGAGGATCACGAGGACTCCTCCAGGCTGAGGCCGGCGCCGGAGCGGTCGGCGGAGGAGAGGAACCGCGGGGCGGGCTCGATGATGGCCATCTTCCGCATCCAGATCTTCACCAGCACGAAGCCGACTCCGACTCCGACCAGGACGACCTGGCCCATCACCGTGTTGTAGGGCTCGACGTATCCGCCGGAGAGCATCGTCATCCCGAAGATGCCGAGGCAGAAAATGGTCACCCACCGGTCGTTGGTCCTGGGCTTCTGCCGGTCGGCCTCCACCTCACGGCGCATGAGCACCTCGTGGCTGAGCGCTTCGGCGAGTTCCCGCATGGCCCGGCTCAGGCCGGCTCCGCGGTCCTCGACGTGGAGGATGAGCAGGGCGACGACTTCGTCGACGGTGGCGTCGTTGAGGTCGTCGGCGAAGGCGCGGTAGGCGTCCTGGGGCAGCCAACCGGCAGTCAGGCGCGACACCAGGAGGGTGACGTCGTCCTTGATCGCCTTCGGGACGGTCTCCAGACTGCGCTGGACGGACGCCTCCAGGCTGACACCCACGGTGTGGATGTCGGACATGCGCCGCACCCACTCCTCGACGCCCTCCAGTTTCGCGATCTGTGCCTTGCCCGATCCGCTCGTGTTGAGCAGCCAGGGCAGGCCGACAACGACGGCAACGGTGATCAGGCCGCCCATGGGCCAGCCCGTGAACAGCCATACCCCCATGCCGACGAGGACGGCCGCGCCCAGCCGGAAGCTGCCCTGCGCCCACCAGGCGGTCTTGGACCGGGGGTCCTTGCCGAAGAAGGCTCGGAGCTTCTGCTCGGTACGGCTGCGACGCCGTACCGTAGCGGAGGGGGCCCAGCCGATGCCGCCGGCGACGGCGAGCGCGAGCCCCCCTGTGGCGGCGAGGCCGGCGAGGGCTGCGACCAGGGATGAGAGTGTGAGCCTCACAGCGGCATCACCGTGTTCAGCGGTGCGCCCCAGGTCCCCCACCGGTTGTGCAGGATCCTGCGGTCGAGGCCGGCGCGAACCATGTCTTCCAGGCGGCCCTGCGAGATGTTGCCGTGCGGCACCGCCCGGGCCTCCCGGCGGCCGTCCTCGTCACGGGGGGCGAAGACCATCTGGTGGCTGGGACGTCCGCCCTCACCGATGCCGGTGATCTCCATAACGTGGCTGACAAACCTGTGCTTACGGCCCGTCTTGCCGTCCGGTCCGACGAGCTCGGTCTCGTCGACCAGGCGCACGTACACGACCAGGTTGATGGCCTGGGCGATGAGCCGGTAGGCCAGTGCCTCGGTCATGCCGATGCCGGCCTCCAGGCAGAGCGTGGCCAGGCGTTCGATGGACAGCTGCGGGCTGCGGGCGTGCAACGTCGCCATGCTGCCGCCTTCGCCTTCGTTCATGGCGTGCAGCATGGGCACGACTTCTTTGGAGCGCACCTCGCCGACCATGACCCGCCGCAGGCTCATACGCAGCAGCTGCGGGAAGAGATCGGACAGGGTCAGTTCGCCCTGGAGCTTGCCGTCGGGGCCGCGCTCGCCGTTGGATTCGCGTCCCTCGTAGGCGACGACTTCCGGCCCCTCGGGGTCCTCGTGGAGGTAGAGCTCGTACTCGCTCTCCAGGGTGCCGACTCGTTCGTTGCGGGGGATCTCACGGGCCATGGCCCTCAGCAGTGACGTTTTTCCAACTCCCTGGGATCCGACGACGACGATGTTCTGGCGGGCCTTGACCGCGGCGCGCAGGAAGTGGGCGAGGGTTGTGTCGATAGTGCCCCAGCGCACGAGGTCGTCCAGGCTCTGCCCGCGCGTGCGGTGTCGGCGGATGACGACCTGCGGGCTGGGCGTGACCCAGGCCGAGGCGGCCAGACGGGAGCCGTCGGCAAGGCGCATGTTCAGATTCGGGGTGGCCGGGGTGAGGGCCCTCTCGCCCTGACCCTGCATGCGGGAGATGTGGTTGATCAGCCCGATGAGGTCCTTGTCGTTGGCCGCGACAGGATCCCACCTTCGGGAAGGGCGGTCGGCGTAGTCGACCCGCACTTGGTCCCCGTTGATGATGATGTTCTCGACGTTCGGGTCGTCCAGCAGCGGCTGGAGCCGGCCGGCCCTGAAGAGCTCGTCGAACACCGCCTTCTTGAGCCGGGCTTCCTGGGCAGAGGACAGGGGTGTGGCTGTGGCGGCGTACTTCGTCGCCCACTGGGAGACGACCTCGTTGATGATCGACTGTCCCCGCTGGCGGCGGTCCTGATCGCTCATTCCGGCCTCGGCCGCAGCGGCCTCGCCGATCCGGACGCTGGCCCGGCCGCGGAGTTCGGTGATGACCTCGTGTCCGACGGGCAGGGTGCCAGGGGTGGCTCCGTCCAGCGCCGATGCCGAGGGCACCGGGAGGGCTGTGGGCGCGGCGGCCGGACCGGGCACGGCGGTGAGCTTCGGTGCCGGAGCGGGTGTCTGGTTCAGCGCCTGGACGAAGAGGTGCTCAAGGTTAGGAATCGCCGGGGTCTCCGGTCGGGTGCTGGTCATGAGGCCCTCCCTGCCACCGCAGGCACTCCGGCAAGCCGCAGTTGGACCCTGCGCCTGGTGACGAGTTCGTTGATGGGGCCCTCGAGCGCGGTCCGGGCCGAGCGCAGCAGTGCCTTCGGTGTCCTCTTGTAGTTGCCGTGGGTGAATACGTCGGCGGTGTCGGGGTCCCAGGCGAGCATGCCGATGACCGGGGTCTGTAGCTCCTGCTGCACATTGCTGGAAGAGAAGGACCCCTCCTCGATGAGGAGCAGGCCAAGGGCGTCGGCCCCGGTGCCGTTGTGGGACAGTTCCTCGCGCAAAATCCGCACGGCAGGCGCTGCGGAAGTGATCGACGCCTGCGTGGTCCGTACGACGAGCAGAACAGCGTCGGCTCGGCGCAGCATCGGCGTCGGGTAGGCGGTGGTGCTCAGGCGGGTCTCCGACTCGGCGATGATCCGTCCGGCGTCGATGATCACGTCGTAGCCGCTCTGGTCCATGACGCCCAGGAGCGTGGCGATTTGGTCCCAGGTCCGCGCGAGCGAAGGGGCCTGCGAGGGATCGGTCAGGCCCGGGAGCAGCATCCGGTTGCCGGTGTGGTCCCGGTCCAGGCTGACGAAGTGCTGGGCGAACTCCCGGGCCAGGGTGGACTGCCGGTCGGCGGCAGCCAGCCGGTGCATGCCGAACGCGGCGCTGCCCTCGCCGGCGAGGTACCCGGCACGGACAGTACCGCCGGCCGGGTCAGCTTCAACGAGCAGGGACGGCCTGGGGGAGGCCAGAGCCAGGGCGAGAGCCGAGCAGGTGACGCCGCTCGACTTTCCTGACACGAGCGCGATGACGGCCATCAGTTCCTCGCCTTCAGCACGATCGCCGCACTGCCGCGAGCAGCCCAGGTGGCCAGCGGGGCGCTGTCCGTGGGGGCGACGGCCACATCGACGACCTGCGCTCCGTTCGCGTCGGGAGCGGACACGCCGACGACGACGGCGCTGATGCTGTCCGGCGTTGCCAGCTTCTGGCCGCTCTTCGTCGGGTCAGCGTTGTCCTGCGGCGTGTTGACGACCATCACGGCATACCCCGCCCGCAGCCTCTGGGCCGGGAGCTGACCGGGCTTGGCCAGGAGCCCGACGGTGTCACGGCCCTTTGCCACGTTGGCGCCCTCGCTGACCGAGGCTCCGGTGACGAGCGTGCCCTTGGGGAGATCGGCGGCTGCGGTCTTGCCCACGATCTCCTTGCTCCGGCTCACGGGCACCGGATTGAGGGCCGGGTCGGGAGCGACCTCGGCGGCCACGAGGTCACTGGCCTTGACGACCTCGCCGGCCTTGACATCGTGGGCCACCGCAATGACGGCAACCCGGTTGCCGGCCTCGTTGACCTGCCAGACCGCCACGAGCGCGCCGACAGCCGCCAGCGCCAGGCCGGCGCCCACCACGACGGGCCGGCGGCGGCGCCGCGGTGCCTCCTGGGTGATCGGCAGCGGACCGGTCGGAGCGGCCTGCTGCTCGGATCCCTTGGACTTCCTGGATGTGATCGTCGTTGCCATCGTCTTGTGCCGTTCCTCGAGCTAGTTGACGACCTGCAACTCGCCGATGCGAGCCGTGGTCGTGGAGGTGCGGGTGGTGTCCGCCAGCGTGCCGGTCTCGCCGTTGGTGGCGGTCCAGTCCACCGTCCACGTGCTGGTGGCCGTGATCGTGAAGTTGCCGACCTTCGTGTAGCGGTGCCCGCAGTCCGGGGAGTCCGCCTTGCCGTAGCCCTTCTGGTACGGGGTTCCGGGCTTGGTGCAGTTCACGGTGGTGCCGTCGCCCATGGACCAGCCGATGTTCTTCACCTTGGCTGTCACCGTGACGGACAGGCCGCCGGCGGACACCGTCATCGTCTGCGGTCCCCAGGTCTGCGGGGACTGAGTGGTCCACAGCCACACGGGGAGTCCGACGAGCCCCTCTGAGCCGGCTGGCGGAGCGGAGCCGATCTGCGCCCCGTTCAGGCGCATCCGGCTGAAGGCCTGCTGGGCGAGCTCGGCTGCCGACGGGCCTGTTCCCAGGGGGTCCGTGGCGTGCCACGCCATGAAGCCGCCGTTCTGCTCGTTGGGCAGCCCGTTGGTTTGCGACAGGCAGGCGTAGTAGTAGATCGCGCCGTCAGTGTGTCCCTGCCAGATCGGGTCGGACTTGGCCGGCTGGGGGTTGGCGAGACCGATGTAGCACTGGCGGTTCTCATCGAACCGCCCGATGCCTGGGATCTCGCACGGCCAAGGACCTGAGTGCGTGGCGCCGGTGCCGCAGGTCTTGCCATCCTGACCCCCACCTCCGCCGCCACCTCCGCCACCGCCGCCACCGCCGGTGGGAGGCTTTCCGGGCACGGTGACACCGCTGCACACCCACGAATTACAGTGACCGACATCGGGGTCGCCATCAGCCCAGGCGGGGGTCGTCGGCTGGATCAGGACCGCTATGACCGCGAGGAAGCCGATGAAGACTGCCGGCAAGGCGCGTGATCTCAGCATGCGCGGTCCTGCTGCTCGACGGAGACGATCTTCCACTCGCCACCGACGGTGCGCGCCTCGAACTTCGTGACGAAGCGCTTCAGACGCTCGGGCGGCAAGGGGAATTCCTTGCCCGTCTTCGGGTCGACGACCTTCCAGTTCCTGACATCGACGCAGTCGCTGATGGAGGCCTTCTTCGGGTCCTGGTCGAGACTCACTGCCGTCACCTCGGGCGTGATCTGCGGCTTCCCCGTCATCACGCTTCCGTTCACCTTCATCGTGGCCACGTCCGCGAGGGTCTTGCTGTAGGCCTCGTCGAAGGCATACTTCTCCAGGCCCGTGTCGCGGACATCCGCCTTCGCGAAGGCCGCGATCTGGGCATCCCAGTAGCTCCGGTAGACCGCGGCCACTTCTGCTTTCGCGGCGGCCTGCGGGTCTGCGCTTGCGGACGGCGAGGCGGAAGCCTTCGTCGAGGGCTTCTTCTCGGCCGACCCGCTGGTGCAGCCGACCAGCACCGCAACCGCGGCGGAGCCGGCGGCGAGAGCGAGACCCGCGCGGCGTATGTCGGTCTGAATCAGGTGTGCCACTGGCATATCCCCGCATGTGTTGTGGTCGAAAGAGTGGTTTGTGGCGTTCGACGACATCGCAGTGACGGGCCCGGGCGGGCGGACGTCAGCGGGGTCATGAGCCCAAAACGAGACAGGGGCCGGTGGCACGCGCTTTTAGCCGCAGCGAGGCTCGGCGAAGCAGCGGTCCGCCATGGCGGTACGTCACGGCTGTTCCGCGGCGGCCTTGCAGGCCGGTGCCGCTGCCGGTTGGGAGGCGGCGCGCAGGGACGCGTCGCGTCCGGTTCCGCTCCGGGGCCAAGTAGGTCTGGGCGACGCACAGGAGGCTGGCCCGGCCGCTGTCGGGCCGATGGGCGGGCATGGTGTTTCGCGTCAGGTCGGCCGACGGGAGCGCCGGCAGAAAAACGGCGTGCTGCATCATGCTTCCCCCTGCTCGCAGTGCCGCCCGCAGACGGCGTACACCAAAACATGCACCTTCGACGCAAGTTGACCGAAGAAAGACGATCCGATCATCTACACCCGTCGCCCCAACTGTCAACTAAAGTGATCGGTGTACGAGGGGCTGCTGCACGGAGACGGCGTTGGTGAAATTCTCAACAATGGGATGCGGGCGGCCTTCACTCACTGATATTGATCGGTACCAATGCTGACTCTCGCCGCCAAGCTCACCTTCCTCCTGCGCCGACGCCCAGGACCTGACGGAGAGCCTCCCTCCAACCAGACGCTGTCGGCTGAGATCCGCGCGCTACCAGGTCATAGCCGTGGCGGTTCCAAGGGTCAGCTATCCAAACTGCGGCGTGGTGACGACAAGAACCCCACGCTCGACACCATCTGTGCCCTCGCAACCGTGCTCGGCGCCCCCGCCCCGTTTCTCCTGCCGGGCTGGGACGAGTTCGATGTGCTTTCGGTCATAGAGGGCAACCCCAAGGCCCGTGATGTAGTCAGACATCTCGATGGCCTCTCACCAGCCGATCTCGACGCGCTCCTGAAACATCTCCGCGAGCGTCGGAGCCAACTCGGCCTCGCTCACGACGTCCCCGCGACGGTGATCGATGCCGAGTCCGACTCCGGGGATGTCAACCGTCGCCACCGCCGGCGTCGCAGTATGGAGGAGGCCGCGAAGTACGCCGCCGACTCCCTGGAAGGGCTTTAACCCCCGGTGAACAGCACCAGCAGCTCCACACCGCTCGATGGCCTCATATTCGGCGTGTGCGCCGTTCTGGGAGCGGTGGTGACCGCAGCCTGCCTGTACCGGGCCCGCACGACGCCCACCGTCGCCAACCGGTGCATCACCACCGCCTTCGGCATCTGCACAGTCGGAGTGGCCTTTGCCATCCCCGCCGTCGCCTCGTGGGCGGAGGAGCTGACCGGCGTCGACAACGTCGCCAAGTTGATCGCCCACATCTGCGCCATCCTCTGGTGCGCCAGCCTCCAGCTCACCATGGTCGACATCGCCTACGACCCGGAATACCTCAGGACGGCGATCTACCAGCGCGCCACCGTGGCCTCCATCGTTCTCCTGGTGATGATCCCGCTCTGGCTCAAGGCAAACACACCCGGAGTCGAGTTCACGACGGCGTTCGCCGCGAACGTGCCGGTCCGCGTCTACCTGCTTGTCTACCTCGGCTATGTGTTCCTGACCTGCTGCGAGCTGGCGTTCATGTGCGGCAAGAGCGCCAACCTCAACTGGCCCGAACGCCCATGGAGCTCCTTCGGCTACGGATCGTCCGCAACCGCCGCCGTCGCTGGCATCGGCTACACCGCATCCAAGGGCGGCTACCTCCTCGCCTACACCGCCGGCAGCCCGTGGTCGCTCGGGGTGGAGGAGAGGCTTTCTCCCTCGCTGTCCGGCATCGCCATCGTCTTCCTCTTCATCGGTCTCACCCTGCCGGTATTCGGGCTTGCCTTCCGTAAGGTGCGGCGCCGCCTCTCCCGGGCCTGACCGACGCCGGCGGCCATCCGACGAAGCAACCGCTCGACCTGACCGATACGACGCCGCAGACCCAGTTCGCGAGGAAAAACGCATGACCCACGACTCCAGCACGCCTCTTGCCCAGCCCTTCGGGCCCGACTTCCAAGCCGACCCGCACGCCGTGTTCGCGCAGTTGAGGGAGAAGGGGCCGGCCCACCGGATCGCCCTCCCCGACGGGTCGCCCGTGTGGCTCATCACGCGCGAATGCGACGTGCGGCGCGGCTTGGCGGACCCCCGCTTCTCGGTCGACAAGCAGCACTCTGGTTCCGGGTTCAAGGGCTTCTCGCTCCCTCCGGCTCTGGATGCCAACCTCCTCAACTTGGACGCGGGCGACCATCTGCGGCTGCGCCGCCTGGTCGCACAAGGGTTCACCCCGCGGCACGTCGACGGCATGCGGAATCACATCCAGCGCGCGGTGGACACCTTCGTGCGCCAGCTCCTCGGACGCCTGGAAACCGACGGGCCGGCCGACCTGGTGGCCGAGTTCGCCAAGCCACTCCCCTTGAAGGTCATCGGAGACCTGTTCGTCATACCGGCCGAGGAGCAGGGACCGTTCTCGGAGTGGATATCCGGCATGCTCACGCCCACCAGCGGGGAGGAGCTGGTCCAATCGATCGGCAGCATCCACCGGTACCTCGTCGACCTCGTAGCCAGTCGCCGAGCAAACCCCGGAAACGACATCCTGTCGGGTCTCATCGCGGCCCGTGACGAAGAGGATCGGCTCACGGAAGACGAGCTGGTCTCCTTGGCGTTCCTGATCCTGGGTGCCGGCAGCGAGAATGTCCAGCACCAGATCAGCAACGCCGTGATGACGCTCCTGGACCACCCTGACCAGCTGTCCGAGCTGCGGGAGAAGCCCGAACTGCTGCCCGCCGCCGTCGAGGAACTGCTCCGATACGCCCATCCGAATCTGAGCGCCATCCGCCGCTTCCCGACGGAGCCGGTCGACGTCGGCGAGGTCCGTATCCCCGCAGGCGACACGGTGCTCTTCTCGCTCGCATCCGCACACCGAGACCCGGCCCGATACCCGCAGCCCGACCGGTTCGACATCCACCGCCTGGACAAGGACCACCTGGCCCTCGGCCACGGCCTCCACTACTGCCTTGGTGCTTCCTTGGCACGCACCCAAATCACCCTCGCCCTCAACGCCCTGCTGCGCCGTTTGCCCGGGCTACGGCTCGCCTCCGCTCCCGAGGATGTCCGCTGGACGACCACGTTCCGATTCCGTGCACCGCGGGAACTGCCCGTCATTCTCGGCCCCGGGGGACCCACCGCGACGTCCTAACCGCTGGCCCTACCCGAAGTCGCCGCGAACACCAGCAGCTGAGCGATCCCCATGCGCGCAGAGCGCCTGCCGCCAGGCCAGGTTCTCCGCGCGCGCACGGGCGGGCACGTACCTGAACGGCGCCTCACCTTCGCCGAGTGGGAGGCCGTCTGCGACGCCAGGGACCGAGCCCCCTGGAGGCCCCGCGCCCGCCCCGGCTGCGCACGTACGGCACGCACCAGGCCACGGCACCGACGACGAACCCGACGGCGAAGCTCTCGAACCGGAACACGGCTCCCCTTCCGTTCAGGATCCCGCAGCCGGCGTGGCCTCGGGCAGGTTGTCCTCGGCAGCCGCGACATGCGTCTCGCGGTCGGCTCCGCGACGGCCCGTACGGATGACCGCCCGCACTGACCGGAACAGGGCACGGACCAGCCGCCACAGGCCGACCACGCCGCAGCCGACCGCCGCCAGGCTCGCCCCAAGGCGCACCGAGGCCTCCAGCCACCCCGACAGATGCAGGTAGCCCACGGTCAGCGACGTGCCGATCAGGCTCAGACTGAGCACCATGAGGACACTGCTGTGCCCGATTACCCCCCAGGTGCGTTTCAGCTCCGCGAAGGCCTCCGGATGGGCCTCCCGCCATGAAGCCGACCGGTCGCGCTGGTGCTCACTCATGTATCTCTCCGCTTCTCGCGTCGGCATCAGCGCCGCCCAGGACTTCCCGGGCATGATGCAGTCCCTGTCCCAGCTCCCCGAGGCAGGCCCGGGGCAGCAGCCCGTCCGGTAGCGCAGGCCCGGTCGGCTCCGCGAACGCGTGGTCGTCACGGATCGCCGACTCGACCGCATCCTCCTGCCGCTCCACCGCGACGGCCTGGTTGACCAAAAGCGCGACCGACTGCTCGTAGCCGAGGAGGAGTTCACGCGCCTCCGGATCCCCCGCCGCTAAGGGCACCAACCCGGCCGTGTCGCACAGCAGCCGCGGCAACACCGCCGACGCCCGGGTCAGCTTGGAGCGCCCGCTGCGCCCGGCGAGCATGCGCAACTGCTGCTCGCTGGCCAGCAGCCGGAAGAAGACCGCCGCGTACGTCTCGACATCCTTCACCACGCGCACCCGGCGCCGGGTGCGGTGCCGGATGGCAGCAGGCAGTCCTGCTGCCACAGCCGCGCCGAGCGCACCGGCCGCAAGTAGACGGGCGGACGTCGGCAGCACCGACGTCACAGGGCCCAGTGCGGCGAAGGCGGTAGCGGTGAACACAGCAGCCCGGCCGACCTGTAGGGGACGCGGAAGCTCAAGGCCCGCGAGCGTCCAGATACACAGGGGAGCACGACGTCCCCACACCATCCGGCAGAACCACCG is part of the Streptomyces agglomeratus genome and encodes:
- a CDS encoding type II secretion system F family protein encodes the protein MILSPYAVVGGAIVGLGLVIAARGIMPGRPDLKDVLARMDASRLENLERNRRAGNPDSLMEKAGDALLRSAGEGTLRMPRQQLELVGRSPAAHLGRKIGLALYGLLLPVLGVSLASIAGFPIPFAIPAIAGLALAVVFWLLPDLQLKQQATEAREDFRHAIKAYLRLVQLERAADAAPTQALKKAAEVGDGWVFARIRDTITRAELEGISPWEGLKRLSVELDVPELGAPADIIAIAGEEGAAVGDTLGAQARSLSGALVTAAKAQANTASEKMVMPVAMLVLIMTVYIGYPALSRIMAS
- a CDS encoding cytochrome P450 family protein; the protein is MTHDSSTPLAQPFGPDFQADPHAVFAQLREKGPAHRIALPDGSPVWLITRECDVRRGLADPRFSVDKQHSGSGFKGFSLPPALDANLLNLDAGDHLRLRRLVAQGFTPRHVDGMRNHIQRAVDTFVRQLLGRLETDGPADLVAEFAKPLPLKVIGDLFVIPAEEQGPFSEWISGMLTPTSGEELVQSIGSIHRYLVDLVASRRANPGNDILSGLIAARDEEDRLTEDELVSLAFLILGAGSENVQHQISNAVMTLLDHPDQLSELREKPELLPAAVEELLRYAHPNLSAIRRFPTEPVDVGEVRIPAGDTVLFSLASAHRDPARYPQPDRFDIHRLDKDHLALGHGLHYCLGASLARTQITLALNALLRRLPGLRLASAPEDVRWTTTFRFRAPRELPVILGPGGPTATS
- a CDS encoding TadE/TadG family type IV pilus assembly protein, with the protein product MSLEMLIVFPVVLLIILLVVHVGLWWHARNVAMSAAQLGVESSRVRGASIGTGTAEARDFLSRAGGSISGTSVSGSKGATVRIRVTGYVDTMVPGLRLKIDQHADAAAERVTEAR
- a CDS encoding SAF domain-containing protein, whose amino-acid sequence is MATTITSRKSKGSEQQAAPTGPLPITQEAPRRRRRPVVVGAGLALAAVGALVAVWQVNEAGNRVAVIAVAHDVKAGEVVKASDLVAAEVAPDPALNPVPVSRSKEIVGKTAAADLPKGTLVTGASVSEGANVAKGRDTVGLLAKPGQLPAQRLRAGYAVMVVNTPQDNADPTKSGQKLATPDSISAVVVGVSAPDANGAQVVDVAVAPTDSAPLATWAARGSAAIVLKARN
- a CDS encoding type II secretion system F family protein, yielding MRLTLSSLVAALAGLAATGGLALAVAGGIGWAPSATVRRRSRTEQKLRAFFGKDPRSKTAWWAQGSFRLGAAVLVGMGVWLFTGWPMGGLITVAVVVGLPWLLNTSGSGKAQIAKLEGVEEWVRRMSDIHTVGVSLEASVQRSLETVPKAIKDDVTLLVSRLTAGWLPQDAYRAFADDLNDATVDEVVALLILHVEDRGAGLSRAMRELAEALSHEVLMRREVEADRQKPRTNDRWVTIFCLGIFGMTMLSGGYVEPYNTVMGQVVLVGVGVGFVLVKIWMRKMAIIEPAPRFLSSADRSGAGLSLEESS
- a CDS encoding ATP-binding protein, with the translated sequence MLRSRALPAVFIGFLAVIAVLIQPTTPAWADGDPDVGHCNSWVCSGVTVPGKPPTGGGGGGGGGGGGGGQDGKTCGTGATHSGPWPCEIPGIGRFDENRQCYIGLANPQPAKSDPIWQGHTDGAIYYYACLSQTNGLPNEQNGGFMAWHATDPLGTGPSAAELAQQAFSRMRLNGAQIGSAPPAGSEGLVGLPVWLWTTQSPQTWGPQTMTVSAGGLSVTVTAKVKNIGWSMGDGTTVNCTKPGTPYQKGYGKADSPDCGHRYTKVGNFTITATSTWTVDWTATNGETGTLADTTRTSTTTARIGELQVVN
- a CDS encoding CpaF family protein, translated to MTSTRPETPAIPNLEHLFVQALNQTPAPAPKLTAVPGPAAAPTALPVPSASALDGATPGTLPVGHEVITELRGRASVRIGEAAAAEAGMSDQDRRQRGQSIINEVVSQWATKYAATATPLSSAQEARLKKAVFDELFRAGRLQPLLDDPNVENIIINGDQVRVDYADRPSRRWDPVAANDKDLIGLINHISRMQGQGERALTPATPNLNMRLADGSRLAASAWVTPSPQVVIRRHRTRGQSLDDLVRWGTIDTTLAHFLRAAVKARQNIVVVGSQGVGKTSLLRAMAREIPRNERVGTLESEYELYLHEDPEGPEVVAYEGRESNGERGPDGKLQGELTLSDLFPQLLRMSLRRVMVGEVRSKEVVPMLHAMNEGEGGSMATLHARSPQLSIERLATLCLEAGIGMTEALAYRLIAQAINLVVYVRLVDETELVGPDGKTGRKHRFVSHVMEITGIGEGGRPSHQMVFAPRDEDGRREARAVPHGNISQGRLEDMVRAGLDRRILHNRWGTWGAPLNTVMPL